From a region of the Streptomyces tirandamycinicus genome:
- a CDS encoding PTS sugar transporter subunit IIA has protein sequence MTTVTSPLAGRAIGLAAVPDPVFSGAMVGPGTAIDPVREPSEAVSPVDGVVVSLHPHAFVVVDPEGHGVLTHLGIDTVQLNGQGFELLVAKGDTVSRGQAVVRWNPVAVEEAGKSPICPVVALEASADALGGLREEGDVKTGDELFSWQ, from the coding sequence ATGACAACCGTGACGTCGCCCCTCGCCGGGCGCGCCATCGGGCTCGCCGCAGTGCCCGACCCGGTGTTCTCCGGTGCGATGGTCGGTCCCGGTACGGCGATCGACCCCGTGCGGGAGCCGTCCGAGGCGGTCTCCCCGGTGGATGGCGTCGTTGTCTCCCTCCATCCGCACGCCTTCGTCGTCGTCGATCCCGAGGGACACGGTGTGCTGACCCATCTCGGCATCGACACGGTGCAACTCAACGGGCAGGGCTTCGAGCTCCTCGTCGCCAAGGGCGACACCGTGTCCCGCGGCCAGGCCGTCGTGCGCTGGAACCCCGTCGCCGTCGAGGAGGCCGGCAAGTCCCCGATCTGCCCGGTGGTGGCACTCGAGGCCTCCGCCGACGCGCTGGGCGGACTCCGCGAGGAAGGCGACGTCAAGACCGGCGACGAGCTGTTCAGCTGGCAGTGA
- the ptsP gene encoding phosphoenolpyruvate--protein phosphotransferase produces METTLQGVGVSHGVAVGEVRHMGTAVLEPPAKQIPAGDAEREQGRARHAVDAVAADLVARGNLAGGEAQHVLEAQAMMAQDPELMADVERRIAVGSTAERAVYDAFAAYRALLAGAGEYLAGRVADLDDVRNRIVARLLGVPMPGVPDSDEPYVLIARDLAPADTALLDPALVLGFITEEGGPTSHSAILARALGVPAVVALPGACELGEGTVVAVDGSTGEVFVEPSDERRELLTEAAAERKAALAASTGPGATSDGHKVPLLANIGGPGDVPAAVEAGAEGVGLFRTEFLFLDDSRQAPSEAKQVEAYRTVLEAFPEGRVVVRVLDAGADKPLDFLTPADEPNPALGVRGLRTLLDHPEVLRTQLTALSKAAEGLPVYLEVMAPMVADRADARAFAEACREAGLNAKFGAMVEIPSAALRARSVLQEVEFLSLGTNDLAQYAFAADRQVGAVSRLQDPWQPALLDLVALSAEAAAAEGKSCGVCGEAASDPLLACVLTGLGVTSLSMGAASIPYVRATLAKYTLAQCERAAAAARAADSADEARRAAQAVLSGE; encoded by the coding sequence ATGGAGACAACGCTGCAGGGCGTCGGCGTGAGCCACGGTGTGGCGGTCGGCGAGGTTCGGCACATGGGCACGGCGGTGCTGGAGCCGCCGGCCAAGCAGATACCGGCTGGGGACGCGGAGCGCGAGCAGGGGCGGGCCCGGCACGCCGTCGACGCCGTGGCGGCCGATCTCGTCGCGCGCGGCAATCTGGCGGGCGGGGAGGCACAGCATGTGCTCGAGGCGCAGGCCATGATGGCGCAGGACCCCGAGCTGATGGCGGATGTCGAGCGGCGGATCGCCGTCGGCAGCACGGCCGAGCGGGCCGTGTACGACGCGTTCGCGGCCTACCGGGCGCTGCTGGCAGGTGCCGGCGAGTACCTGGCCGGCCGGGTGGCCGACCTCGACGACGTGCGGAACCGCATCGTGGCGCGGCTGCTCGGGGTGCCGATGCCGGGCGTGCCGGACAGTGACGAGCCCTATGTACTGATCGCCCGGGACCTCGCTCCCGCGGACACGGCGCTGCTCGACCCGGCGCTGGTGCTCGGGTTCATCACCGAGGAGGGCGGCCCGACCAGCCACAGTGCGATCCTGGCCCGGGCACTGGGGGTGCCGGCCGTGGTGGCGCTCCCGGGCGCGTGCGAACTGGGCGAGGGCACGGTGGTCGCCGTGGACGGCAGCACCGGCGAGGTGTTCGTGGAGCCGAGCGACGAGCGGCGTGAGCTGCTCACCGAGGCGGCGGCCGAGCGGAAGGCCGCGCTGGCGGCGTCCACCGGACCGGGTGCGACCTCGGACGGGCACAAGGTGCCGCTGCTGGCGAACATCGGAGGCCCCGGAGACGTACCCGCCGCGGTGGAGGCCGGTGCCGAGGGCGTCGGTCTGTTCCGCACCGAGTTCCTCTTCCTCGACGACAGCAGGCAGGCGCCTTCGGAGGCCAAGCAGGTCGAGGCGTACCGGACGGTGCTGGAGGCGTTCCCCGAGGGACGGGTGGTCGTGCGGGTGCTGGACGCCGGCGCGGACAAGCCGCTCGACTTCCTGACCCCGGCCGACGAGCCGAACCCGGCTCTGGGCGTGCGGGGGCTGCGGACGCTGCTGGACCACCCCGAGGTGCTGCGCACACAGCTCACCGCGCTGTCGAAGGCCGCCGAGGGTCTGCCCGTGTACCTGGAGGTCATGGCGCCGATGGTGGCGGACCGCGCCGATGCCAGGGCGTTCGCCGAAGCGTGCCGCGAGGCCGGGCTGAACGCGAAGTTCGGCGCGATGGTCGAGATCCCGTCCGCGGCCCTGCGGGCGCGGTCGGTGCTGCAGGAGGTCGAGTTCCTGTCGCTGGGCACGAACGACCTGGCGCAGTACGCCTTCGCCGCCGACCGCCAGGTGGGTGCGGTGTCCCGGCTCCAGGACCCGTGGCAGCCCGCTCTGCTCGACCTGGTGGCGTTGTCCGCCGAGGCTGCCGCGGCCGAGGGCAAGAGTTGCGGCGTGTGCGGTGAGGCCGCGTCGGACCCGCTGCTCGCGTGTGTGCTGACGGGCCTGGGTGTCACCTCCCTTTCGATGGGTGCGGCGTCGATCCCGTATGTACGGGCGACGCTGGCGAAGTACACGCTGGCCCAGTGCGAGCGGGCCGCCGCCGCGGCGCGGGCGGCGGACTCCGCCGACGAGGCGCGGCGTGCCGCGCAGGCGGTGCTGTCCGGGGAGTGA
- a CDS encoding acetoacetate--CoA ligase, translated as MTSSANPAPLWQPDADRIAAARITRFQAWAADRYGAPAEGGYPALHRWSVDRLETFWQAVADWFDVRFSTPGERVLADRGMPGARWFPGATLNYAEHALRTAEDPARAHEPALVHLDETHTPASVSWAELRRQVGSLAAELRALGVRPGDRVSGYLPNIPQAVTALLATAAVGATWTSCAPDFGARSVLDRFQQVEPVVLFTVDGYRYGGKEHDRADVVAELRRELPTLRAVVHIPLLGSPAPEGALEWSALTAGDVEPDFEQVPFEHPLWVLYSSGTTGLPKAIVQSQGGILLEHFKQLGLHCDLGPGDRFFWYTSTGWMMWNFLVSGLLTGTTVVLYDGSPGHPDTGAQWAIAERTGTTLFGTSAAYVMACRKAGVHPARDHDLTTVRCVATTGSPLPPDGFRWLHDEVREDLWIASVSGGTDVCSCFAGAVPTLPVHIGELQAACLGTDLQSWDPHGKPLVGEVGELVVTNPMPSMPIRFWNDPDGSRYRDSYFEMFPGVWRHGDWITITDHGSVVIHGRSDSTLNRQGVRMGSADIYEVVERLPEIRESLVIGLEEPDGGYWMPLFVHLAPGAALDDDLRSRIKRAIREQLSPRHVPDEIIEVPGVPHTLTGKRIEVPVKRLLQGTALTKVVNPGSVDDLELLRFYEHLARERAAGRG; from the coding sequence ATGACCTCAAGCGCGAACCCTGCCCCCCTCTGGCAGCCCGACGCCGACCGCATCGCGGCGGCCCGGATCACCCGCTTCCAGGCATGGGCCGCCGACCGCTACGGTGCGCCCGCCGAAGGCGGCTACCCGGCCCTGCACCGCTGGTCCGTCGACCGGCTCGAGACCTTCTGGCAGGCGGTCGCCGACTGGTTCGACGTACGGTTCTCCACCCCCGGCGAGCGCGTCCTCGCCGACCGCGGCATGCCCGGCGCCCGGTGGTTCCCCGGCGCCACCCTCAACTACGCCGAACACGCCCTGCGCACCGCCGAGGATCCCGCCCGCGCCCATGAGCCGGCCCTCGTCCATCTGGACGAGACACACACCCCGGCTTCCGTCAGCTGGGCCGAACTGCGCCGCCAGGTCGGATCCCTCGCCGCCGAACTCCGCGCCCTCGGGGTACGGCCCGGCGACCGCGTCAGCGGCTATCTGCCCAACATCCCGCAGGCCGTGACCGCCCTCCTCGCCACCGCCGCCGTCGGCGCCACCTGGACCTCGTGCGCGCCCGACTTCGGCGCCCGCAGCGTCCTCGACCGCTTCCAGCAGGTCGAGCCGGTCGTCCTCTTCACCGTGGACGGCTACCGCTACGGCGGCAAGGAGCACGACCGCGCCGACGTGGTCGCCGAGCTCCGCCGCGAACTGCCCACCCTGCGCGCCGTCGTCCACATCCCCCTGCTCGGCTCCCCGGCCCCCGAAGGCGCCCTGGAGTGGTCCGCGCTCACCGCCGGCGACGTCGAACCCGACTTCGAGCAGGTCCCCTTCGAGCACCCGCTGTGGGTGCTCTACTCCTCCGGCACCACCGGGCTGCCCAAGGCGATCGTCCAGTCCCAGGGCGGCATCCTGCTGGAGCACTTCAAGCAACTCGGACTGCACTGCGACCTCGGTCCCGGCGACCGCTTCTTCTGGTACACGTCCACCGGCTGGATGATGTGGAACTTCCTCGTCTCCGGGCTGCTCACCGGCACCACCGTGGTGCTGTACGACGGCAGCCCCGGCCACCCCGACACCGGCGCCCAGTGGGCCATCGCCGAGCGCACCGGGACGACCCTCTTCGGCACCTCCGCCGCCTACGTCATGGCCTGCCGAAAGGCCGGCGTGCACCCCGCGCGCGACCACGACCTGACCACCGTCCGCTGCGTCGCCACCACCGGCTCCCCCCTGCCGCCCGACGGCTTCCGCTGGCTGCACGACGAGGTCCGCGAGGACCTGTGGATCGCGTCCGTCAGCGGCGGCACGGACGTCTGCAGCTGCTTCGCGGGCGCCGTGCCGACCCTGCCCGTCCACATCGGCGAACTCCAGGCCGCCTGCCTCGGCACCGACCTGCAGTCCTGGGACCCGCACGGCAAGCCCCTCGTCGGCGAGGTCGGCGAGCTCGTCGTCACCAACCCCATGCCGTCCATGCCGATCCGCTTCTGGAACGACCCCGACGGCAGCCGCTACCGCGACAGCTACTTCGAGATGTTCCCGGGCGTCTGGCGGCACGGAGACTGGATCACGATCACCGACCACGGCTCCGTCGTCATCCACGGACGGTCGGACTCCACCCTCAACCGCCAGGGCGTCCGGATGGGCTCCGCCGACATCTACGAAGTGGTGGAACGACTCCCCGAGATCAGGGAATCCCTGGTCATCGGCCTCGAGGAACCCGACGGCGGCTACTGGATGCCGCTCTTCGTCCACCTCGCACCGGGCGCCGCGCTCGACGACGACCTGCGCTCCCGGATCAAGCGGGCCATCCGTGAGCAGCTCTCGCCGCGCCATGTCCCGGACGAGATCATCGAGGTTCCCGGCGTCCCGCACACCCTCACCGGCAAGCGCATCGAGGTCCCGGTCAAGCGCCTGCTCCAGGGAACCGCCCTCACCAAGGTGGTGAACCCCGGATCGGTGGACGACCTCGAACTGCTGCGCTTCTACGAGCACCTGGCGCGCGAGCGCGCCGCCGGGCGCGGCTGA